In Rhodanobacter denitrificans, a single window of DNA contains:
- the tolR gene encoding protein TolR gives MRTSGRQRRYKLKSEINVVPYIDVMLVLLIIFMVTTPMMNSSVDVQLPQANAKSLQQKKDPVLVSVLQDGQLYLTLSGAKKELVDADTLKLKVGAFVRENPEVSVLVGGDERGSYGGVFKVLADLQQAGVAKVGLMGQPGETAGQGKSPSDGRK, from the coding sequence ATGCGAACCTCCGGGCGCCAGCGGCGCTACAAGCTCAAATCCGAAATCAACGTGGTGCCGTACATCGACGTGATGCTGGTGCTGCTGATCATCTTCATGGTCACCACGCCGATGATGAACTCCAGCGTCGACGTGCAGCTGCCGCAGGCCAACGCCAAGTCGCTGCAGCAGAAGAAGGACCCGGTGCTGGTCTCGGTGCTGCAGGACGGCCAGCTCTACCTGACCCTGAGCGGGGCGAAGAAGGAACTGGTCGATGCCGACACGCTCAAGCTCAAGGTAGGCGCGTTCGTGCGCGAGAACCCCGAGGTCAGCGTGCTGGTCGGCGGCGACGAGCGCGGCAGCTACGGCGGCGTGTTCAAGGTGCTGGCCGATCTGCAGCAGGCCGGGGTGGCCAAGGTCGGCCTGATGGGCCAGCCGGGCGAGACGGCCGGCCAGGGCAAGAGCCCCTCCGATGGACGAAAGTAA
- the pal gene encoding peptidoglycan-associated lipoprotein Pal, producing MNKTVRVALVALLCVGAAACSKKQEVKPQPAPEQAAPAQAPVSDGKYTPADLDTDACLRQRVVYFDFDKTEIKPEFQQIMACHAKYLQDRPTSHIRLEGNADERGSREYNLGLGERRGNAVSDALQANGGSASQLEVISYGKEKPVCREHNEDCWSKNRRVEIVYTAQ from the coding sequence ATGAATAAGACCGTTCGCGTCGCCCTGGTTGCCCTGCTCTGCGTAGGCGCGGCCGCTTGCTCCAAGAAGCAGGAAGTCAAACCCCAGCCCGCCCCGGAGCAGGCTGCTCCGGCCCAGGCACCCGTCTCCGACGGCAAGTACACCCCCGCCGACCTCGATACCGATGCCTGCCTGCGTCAGCGCGTCGTGTACTTCGACTTCGACAAGACCGAGATCAAGCCGGAGTTCCAGCAGATCATGGCGTGCCACGCCAAGTACCTGCAGGATCGCCCGACCTCGCACATCCGTCTCGAAGGCAACGCCGACGAGCGCGGTTCGCGCGAGTACAACCTCGGCCTCGGCGAGCGCCGCGGCAATGCCGTCTCCGACGCGCTGCAGGCGAACGGCGGCTCGGCCAGCCAGCTGGAAGTGATCAGCTACGGCAAGGAAAAGCCGGTGTGCCGTGAGCACAACGAGGATTGCTGGAGCAAGAACCGCCGCGTCGAGATCGTCTACACGGCGCAGTAA
- the queC gene encoding 7-cyano-7-deazaguanine synthase QueC, with product MSETPPRKAVVLVSGGMDSAVTIAIAREQGYQVHALSVAYGQRHSSELAASDRVAKMLGAIEHKTVGIDLRSIGGSALTADIDVPLDTADSDAIPVTYVPARNTIMLSIALGWAEVLGSSDIWCGVNAVDYSGYPDCRPAFIAAFEQLANVATKAGVEGAGIRIHAPLMRMSKADIAREGQRLGVDFSATVSCYQADSDGRACGHCDACRLRAQGFREAGLADPTRYA from the coding sequence ATGTCTGAAACACCTCCCCGCAAGGCCGTCGTGCTCGTCTCCGGCGGCATGGATTCGGCCGTTACCATCGCCATCGCGCGAGAGCAGGGTTACCAGGTGCACGCGCTGAGCGTGGCCTACGGCCAGCGCCACAGCTCGGAGCTGGCTGCATCCGACCGCGTGGCGAAGATGCTCGGTGCGATCGAGCACAAGACCGTCGGCATCGACCTGCGCAGTATCGGCGGCTCCGCGCTGACCGCCGATATCGATGTGCCGCTGGATACCGCCGACAGCGACGCCATTCCGGTGACCTACGTGCCGGCGCGCAACACCATCATGCTGTCGATCGCGCTGGGCTGGGCCGAGGTGCTCGGCTCCAGCGACATCTGGTGCGGGGTCAACGCGGTCGACTACTCGGGCTATCCGGATTGCCGCCCCGCTTTCATCGCGGCGTTCGAGCAATTGGCCAATGTCGCCACGAAGGCCGGTGTGGAAGGCGCCGGCATCCGCATCCACGCGCCGCTGATGCGCATGAGCAAGGCCGACATTGCGCGCGAAGGCCAGCGCCTCGGCGTGGACTTCTCCGCCACGGTCAGCTGCTACCAGGCCGACAGTGATGGTCGCGCCTGTGGCCATTGCGATGCCTGCAGGTTGCGCGCGCAGGGCTTCCGCGAGGCGGGGCTGGCCGATCCCACGCGCTACGCCTGA
- a CDS encoding ATP-binding response regulator, which produces MATKSWPARLWQRTTLTQRLAFVALVPALVTAALLVTLLTQRQLANLRQVAHDNAEAIATQAASISLQPLRTEQLRELARIADSVGELPHVTRVQIRSDAGQILADHHEPDTSRDPRETLTVVRNVVDREQSEKDALGSVLVDVSLHDAIAAQRASLRYALIALALSLLVAGMIGWQAARRISAPLRHLAGAVRQLGQGSRQVMVAVTDRTEIGELQQGFNQAAAALHDIQLGMEQQIEQATQELARKNAALEAASLARSRFLAAASHDLRQPLYALTLLSSALAVDEHDPQRLDRIAHIQECVQSLDHLFGELLDLSRLETGTVQVEVSEFPLDQVFAEVSRNFDMVAEQRGLQLATHPAGLWVRSDRTMLIRILNNLVSNALRFTHHGGTLVGARRAGNGRVRIEVWDTGRGIAPEHRPSVFDEFYRIDDHPDTGLDDGSRSGLGLGLATVQRLAELLDTEVQVKSRLGRGSVFHFLLPGAGARAALSEPDDDEPADLAGKRVLVVDDDPAILSGIRFLLRSWGCKVEVAEDRLQALEAVENWPGPPDIVICDLLLRGGERGPDVFAALDQHYRRDGNTPFARLLVTGETRIDCLREIIAAKIPLLYKPVSPQQLRRAMTSAWTVARDDG; this is translated from the coding sequence ATGGCGACCAAGTCCTGGCCTGCGCGCCTGTGGCAGCGCACGACGCTGACGCAGCGCCTCGCCTTCGTGGCGCTGGTGCCCGCCCTGGTCACCGCCGCGCTGCTGGTGACCCTGTTGACCCAGCGCCAGTTGGCCAACCTGCGCCAGGTCGCGCACGACAACGCCGAGGCCATCGCCACCCAGGCGGCCTCGATCAGCCTGCAGCCGCTACGCACGGAGCAACTGCGCGAACTGGCTCGAATCGCCGATTCGGTCGGCGAACTGCCACACGTGACGCGCGTGCAGATCCGCAGCGATGCCGGCCAGATCCTGGCCGACCATCACGAGCCCGATACCAGCCGCGATCCGCGGGAAACCCTGACCGTGGTGCGCAATGTGGTCGATCGCGAGCAATCGGAAAAAGACGCCTTGGGCTCGGTGCTGGTGGATGTGAGCCTGCATGATGCGATCGCCGCGCAACGCGCCAGCCTGCGCTATGCGCTGATCGCCCTGGCACTGAGCCTGCTCGTTGCCGGCATGATCGGCTGGCAGGCCGCGCGCCGGATCAGCGCGCCGCTGCGCCACCTGGCCGGTGCCGTGCGGCAACTGGGCCAGGGCAGCCGCCAGGTGATGGTGGCAGTGACCGATCGCACCGAAATCGGCGAACTGCAGCAGGGCTTCAACCAAGCGGCCGCGGCACTGCACGACATACAACTCGGCATGGAACAGCAGATCGAGCAGGCCACGCAGGAACTGGCCCGCAAGAATGCCGCGCTGGAAGCGGCCAGTCTGGCCAGGTCGCGCTTCCTGGCGGCGGCCTCGCACGACCTGCGCCAACCGCTGTACGCGCTTACCCTGCTCTCCTCCGCGCTGGCGGTCGACGAGCACGATCCGCAGCGGCTGGACCGGATCGCGCACATCCAGGAATGCGTGCAATCGCTCGACCACCTGTTCGGCGAACTGCTCGATCTGTCGCGGCTGGAAACCGGTACGGTGCAAGTCGAGGTCAGCGAGTTTCCGCTCGACCAGGTCTTCGCCGAAGTCAGCCGCAATTTCGACATGGTCGCCGAGCAGCGCGGGCTGCAGCTGGCCACCCACCCTGCCGGGCTGTGGGTACGCAGCGACCGCACCATGCTCATCCGCATCCTCAACAACCTGGTCAGCAACGCCCTGCGCTTCACGCATCACGGCGGCACGCTGGTCGGCGCCCGCCGCGCCGGCAACGGCCGGGTGCGCATCGAGGTGTGGGACACCGGCCGCGGCATCGCGCCGGAGCACCGGCCCAGCGTGTTCGACGAGTTCTACCGCATCGACGACCACCCCGACACCGGACTCGACGACGGCTCACGTTCGGGCCTGGGCTTGGGGCTGGCGACGGTGCAGCGGCTGGCGGAGCTGCTCGATACCGAAGTTCAGGTGAAATCCCGACTCGGCCGAGGCAGCGTGTTCCATTTCCTGCTGCCGGGCGCCGGCGCGCGGGCGGCTTTGTCGGAGCCCGACGACGACGAACCCGCCGATCTGGCCGGCAAGCGTGTGCTGGTCGTGGACGACGACCCGGCCATCCTGTCCGGCATCCGCTTCCTGCTGCGCAGCTGGGGTTGCAAGGTGGAAGTGGCCGAGGACCGGCTGCAGGCGCTGGAGGCCGTCGAAAACTGGCCGGGGCCGCCCGATATCGTGATCTGCGACCTGCTCCTGCGCGGCGGCGAACGCGGCCCCGACGTCTTCGCCGCGCTCGACCAGCACTACCGGCGCGATGGCAACACGCCGTTCGCGCGCCTGCTGGTCACCGGCGAAACCCGCATCGACTGCCTGCGCGAAATCATCGCCGCGAAGATCCCGCTGCTGTACAAGCCGGTTTCGCCGCAACAACTTCGCCGCGCGATGACCTCGGCCTGGACCGTTGCCCGCGACGACGGCTGA
- the tolB gene encoding Tol-Pal system beta propeller repeat protein TolB, producing the protein MRKFSPSFAAILLAVVALFAGPAAAQSLNVDIVGGVKTATPIVVVPFAQAGGAPLSTDVADVMRNDFNRSGKFRSLAKSDIVEFPSRGQDIKFPTWRLLKQDYIVVGNITDAGNGMVQVEYELWDVNKQQSLLHQQMPPTPLGDLRGVAHQIADIIYQKITGVRGAFWTRIAYITAVGLGNHTTYSLIVADSDGYNPQVVARSKESLLTPAWSPDGRKLAYVSFESGNSSIYVQDITTGSRQLVESHPRGINGAPAWSPDGSKLAVALSYVGNLELFVLDVASRRETRLTNSLSIDTEPVWAPDGQSIYFTSDRSGRPQIYQVPASGGTPQRISFQGQSNLNADVSYDGKQIAMVQGNGNVYRIAIMDRSLGDQVRFLSPGPIDESPSFAPNASMLLYAATEGRRGVLYAVSADGLVRQRLVLSDGDVREPAWGPYRQR; encoded by the coding sequence ATGCGCAAATTCAGCCCAAGCTTCGCCGCCATCCTGTTGGCCGTGGTGGCGTTGTTCGCCGGCCCGGCCGCCGCCCAGTCGCTGAATGTCGACATCGTCGGCGGCGTCAAGACCGCCACCCCGATCGTGGTGGTGCCGTTCGCCCAGGCCGGCGGCGCACCGCTGTCGACCGACGTCGCCGACGTGATGCGCAACGACTTCAACCGTTCCGGCAAGTTCCGCTCGCTGGCCAAGAGCGACATCGTGGAGTTCCCCTCCAGGGGCCAGGACATCAAGTTCCCGACCTGGCGGTTGCTCAAGCAGGACTATATCGTGGTCGGCAACATCACCGACGCCGGCAACGGCATGGTCCAGGTTGAATACGAGCTGTGGGACGTCAACAAGCAGCAGAGCCTGCTGCACCAGCAGATGCCGCCGACCCCGCTGGGCGACCTGCGGGGGGTGGCGCACCAGATCGCGGACATCATCTACCAGAAGATCACCGGCGTGCGCGGCGCGTTCTGGACCCGCATCGCCTACATCACGGCGGTGGGCCTGGGCAACCACACCACCTATTCGCTGATCGTGGCGGATTCGGACGGCTACAACCCGCAGGTGGTGGCGCGCTCGAAGGAATCGCTGCTGACGCCGGCGTGGTCGCCGGATGGCCGCAAGCTTGCCTACGTCTCGTTCGAGAGCGGCAATTCGTCGATCTACGTGCAGGACATCACCACCGGCTCGCGGCAACTGGTGGAATCCCACCCGCGGGGCATCAACGGTGCGCCGGCGTGGTCGCCGGACGGCAGCAAGCTGGCGGTGGCGCTGTCCTACGTCGGCAACCTGGAGCTGTTCGTGCTGGACGTGGCCAGTCGCCGCGAAACCCGGCTGACCAACAGCCTTTCGATCGACACCGAGCCGGTCTGGGCGCCGGACGGCCAGAGCATCTATTTCACCTCCGACCGTTCCGGCCGGCCGCAGATCTACCAGGTCCCGGCCAGTGGCGGCACGCCGCAGCGGATCAGCTTCCAGGGCCAGAGCAATCTGAATGCCGACGTGAGCTACGACGGCAAGCAGATCGCCATGGTGCAGGGCAACGGGAACGTGTATCGTATTGCCATCATGGATCGCAGCCTGGGTGACCAGGTGCGTTTCCTCTCGCCGGGCCCGATCGACGAGTCCCCGAGTTTTGCTCCGAATGCCAGCATGCTGCTTTACGCCGCTACCGAAGGACGTCGCGGCGTGCTGTATGCCGTATCGGCTGACGGTCTGGTTCGCCAGCGCCTCGTGCTTTCCGATGGCGACGTGCGCGAGCCCGCCTGGGGGCCGTATCGGCAACGTTGA
- the tolQ gene encoding protein TolQ, whose amino-acid sequence MNGGLNVFTLIADSSVPVKLVLLILLVFSFLSWVIIIRKYSQTKAAMENAEEFEERFWSGGDLAQLFREVSNRHGGTGGIENIFESGFREFARQRQRKTHDTRSAIEGSERAMQVAGTREIGLLERNLEFLANVGSISPYVGLFGTVWGIMGAFQGLGEMKDVTIAVVAPHISEALIATAMGLFAAIPAQWAYNRYATKVERIASRYDVFQEEFSSVLQRQIQTDDVA is encoded by the coding sequence ATGAACGGTGGACTGAATGTTTTCACGCTGATCGCGGATTCGAGCGTGCCGGTAAAACTGGTACTGCTGATCCTGCTGGTGTTCTCGTTCCTGTCCTGGGTCATCATCATCCGCAAGTACTCGCAGACCAAGGCGGCGATGGAGAATGCCGAGGAATTCGAGGAACGCTTCTGGTCCGGCGGCGATCTGGCCCAGTTGTTCCGCGAGGTCAGCAACCGCCACGGCGGCACCGGCGGCATCGAGAACATCTTCGAGTCGGGCTTCCGCGAATTCGCCCGCCAGCGCCAGCGCAAGACGCACGATACGCGCAGCGCGATCGAGGGCTCCGAGCGCGCCATGCAGGTGGCCGGCACGCGCGAGATCGGCCTGCTCGAGCGCAACCTGGAGTTCCTCGCCAACGTCGGCTCGATCAGCCCGTACGTCGGCCTGTTCGGCACCGTGTGGGGCATCATGGGTGCGTTCCAGGGCCTGGGCGAGATGAAGGACGTGACCATCGCGGTGGTCGCGCCGCACATCTCCGAGGCGCTGATCGCCACCGCGATGGGCCTGTTCGCGGCGATCCCGGCGCAGTGGGCGTACAACCGCTACGCCACCAAGGTCGAGCGCATCGCCTCGCGCTACGACGTGTTCCAGGAAGAGTTCTCCTCGGTACTGCAGCGGCAGATCCAGACCGACGACGTCGCCTGA
- the queE gene encoding 7-carboxy-7-deazaguanine synthase QueE, translated as MSGDDARKASGTPAAAVAERLRITEIFHSIQGEADAIGWRTVFVRLTGCPLRCVWCDTEYSFYGGNWHAIDDILAEVATHGAKHVCVTGGEPLAQKRCLILLRRLCEAGYEVSLETSGALDVSAVDPRVRKVMDLKAPGSGESARNLWSNLDHLLPHDQIKIVLASRADYEWARAVLAEHALADRCMVLFSSVWGKVEPRELAEWIIADKLPVRFQLQLHKLLWSDARGK; from the coding sequence ATGAGCGGCGATGACGCGCGCAAGGCGTCCGGCACGCCTGCCGCGGCGGTTGCCGAGCGGCTGCGCATCACCGAGATCTTCCATTCGATCCAGGGCGAAGCCGACGCGATCGGCTGGCGCACCGTGTTCGTGCGCCTCACCGGCTGCCCGCTGCGCTGCGTCTGGTGCGATACCGAGTATTCGTTCTACGGCGGCAACTGGCACGCGATCGACGATATCCTCGCCGAGGTCGCCACGCACGGCGCGAAGCACGTCTGCGTGACCGGCGGCGAGCCGCTGGCGCAGAAGCGCTGCCTGATCCTGCTGCGCCGGCTGTGCGAGGCCGGCTACGAGGTTTCGCTGGAAACCTCCGGCGCGCTGGACGTTTCTGCGGTCGACCCGCGCGTGCGCAAGGTGATGGATCTCAAGGCGCCCGGCTCCGGCGAAAGCGCGCGCAACCTGTGGTCGAACCTCGACCACCTGTTGCCGCACGACCAGATCAAGATTGTCCTCGCCAGCCGCGCCGACTACGAATGGGCGCGTGCGGTGCTGGCCGAGCATGCGTTGGCGGATCGCTGCATGGTGCTGTTCTCGTCGGTCTGGGGCAAGGTCGAGCCGCGTGAGCTGGCCGAGTGGATCATCGCCGACAAGCTGCCGGTGCGTTTCCAGTTGCAACTGCACAAGCTGCTGTGGAGCGACGCACGAGGGAAATAG
- the ybgF gene encoding tol-pal system protein YbgF, which yields MAGAIASAMLFAFPAFAQDSRLSLADRVARLEQQAQNKDQSGTGLVNQMQQLQAQVQQLQGQVEELQHQLQTLDDKNKAQYTDLDARLGRLEGGRAGAAAASGSNPQAQAGNPAAAASVVAAANPAAGRPAANAGSNSATAGDPAAAQTAYDVAFKAIRAGNYVEASREFRSFIQQYPNHALAPNAWYWLGESYYATTNYPVALESFQQLLSQFPQSDKAPDALLKVGYSQLELKQTAAAKATLTQVASKYPGSKAASLAQERLQRLQLQSGN from the coding sequence ATGGCGGGCGCGATCGCGTCCGCCATGCTGTTCGCGTTCCCGGCCTTCGCGCAGGACTCGCGGTTGAGCCTCGCCGATCGCGTCGCGCGGCTGGAACAGCAGGCACAGAACAAGGACCAGTCCGGTACCGGCCTGGTCAACCAGATGCAGCAGCTGCAGGCCCAGGTGCAGCAGTTGCAGGGGCAGGTCGAAGAGCTGCAGCACCAGTTGCAGACGCTCGACGACAAGAACAAGGCCCAGTACACCGACCTCGACGCCCGCCTCGGGCGCCTCGAGGGTGGCCGTGCGGGTGCCGCCGCTGCGTCAGGCAGCAACCCGCAGGCGCAGGCCGGCAACCCGGCAGCGGCAGCGAGTGTCGTTGCCGCCGCCAATCCGGCGGCTGGCCGACCGGCCGCGAATGCGGGCAGCAACAGCGCCACCGCCGGCGATCCGGCCGCGGCCCAGACCGCCTACGACGTGGCCTTCAAGGCGATTCGCGCGGGCAATTATGTGGAAGCCTCGCGCGAGTTCCGCAGCTTCATCCAGCAGTATCCGAACCATGCGCTGGCGCCGAACGCCTGGTACTGGCTCGGCGAGTCGTACTACGCCACCACCAACTACCCGGTGGCGCTGGAATCGTTCCAGCAGTTGCTCAGCCAGTTTCCGCAGAGCGACAAGGCACCCGACGCGCTGCTCAAGGTCGGCTACAGCCAGCTGGAACTCAAGCAGACCGCGGCAGCGAAAGCCACGCTGACCCAGGTTGCCAGCAAATACCCGGGCTCCAAGGCGGCCAGCCTGGCCCAGGAACGCCTGCAGCGCCTGCAACTGCAGTCGGGCAACTGA
- the ruvB gene encoding Holliday junction branch migration DNA helicase RuvB has translation MTDHRIITAAAQLDDEALEATIRPKRLAEYLGQQAVREQLSIYIEAAKKRGGALDHVLVFGPPGLGKTTLSHVIANELGVNLRSTSGPVLERAGDLAALLTNLEANDVLFVDEIHRLSPIVEEVLYPAMEDFQIDIMIGEGPAARSIKLDLPPFTLIGATTRAGMLTAPLRDRFGIVQRLEFYTADELTAIVRRAAKILSIACAPEGAQEIARRSRGTPRIANRLLRRVRDYAEVRAGGEITLAAAQAALDMLKIDPQGFDELDRRLLGLIIENFDGGPVGVESLAAALSEDRGTLEDVVEPYLIQQGYLIRTARGRMVSARGWRHLGLTPLPRQAPPADLFDAGTDDA, from the coding sequence ATGACCGACCACCGCATCATCACCGCCGCCGCCCAGCTCGATGACGAGGCGCTGGAAGCCACCATCCGGCCGAAGCGGCTGGCCGAGTACCTGGGCCAGCAGGCGGTGCGCGAGCAGCTGTCGATCTACATCGAGGCGGCGAAGAAGCGCGGCGGCGCGCTGGACCACGTGCTGGTGTTCGGCCCGCCGGGGCTGGGCAAGACCACGCTCAGCCACGTGATCGCGAACGAGCTGGGGGTCAACCTGCGCTCCACCTCCGGCCCGGTGCTGGAGCGCGCCGGCGACCTGGCCGCGCTGCTGACCAACCTGGAGGCGAACGACGTGCTGTTCGTCGACGAGATCCACCGCCTGTCGCCGATCGTCGAGGAAGTGCTGTACCCGGCGATGGAGGACTTCCAGATCGACATCATGATCGGCGAAGGCCCGGCCGCGCGCTCGATCAAGCTGGACCTGCCGCCGTTCACCCTGATCGGCGCCACCACCCGCGCCGGCATGCTCACCGCGCCGCTGCGCGACCGCTTCGGCATCGTGCAGCGGCTGGAGTTCTATACCGCCGACGAGCTCACCGCGATCGTGCGCCGCGCCGCGAAGATCCTCAGCATCGCCTGCGCGCCGGAAGGGGCGCAGGAAATCGCCCGCCGCTCGCGCGGCACGCCGCGCATTGCCAACCGCCTGCTGCGCCGGGTGCGCGACTACGCCGAGGTGCGTGCCGGCGGCGAGATCACCCTGGCGGCGGCGCAAGCTGCGCTGGACATGCTGAAGATCGACCCGCAGGGCTTCGACGAGCTGGACCGGCGCCTGCTTGGCCTGATCATCGAGAACTTCGACGGCGGCCCGGTCGGGGTGGAGTCGCTGGCCGCTGCGCTGAGCGAGGATCGGGGCACGCTGGAGGACGTGGTCGAGCCGTACCTGATCCAGCAGGGCTATCTGATCCGTACCGCCCGTGGCCGCATGGTCAGCGCCAGAGGGTGGCGCCACCTGGGACTGACCCCACTGCCGCGGCAGGCGCCGCCCGCCGACCTGTTCGATGCCGGAACCGACGATGCCTGA
- the ybgC gene encoding tol-pal system-associated acyl-CoA thioesterase produces the protein MPESAPEPPFSWNVRVYWEDTDAGGVVYHAGYLRFMERARSEWMRALGVDQMAFKQATGLAFMVRDMHIDFLRPALLDDELSVTVEVKERRAASILFAQTIMKKDGSCLIRASVRVACVDLQRMRPAPIPADLIPQPAPQDNPSR, from the coding sequence ATGCCTGAATCCGCTCCCGAACCGCCCTTCAGCTGGAACGTACGGGTCTACTGGGAAGACACCGACGCCGGCGGCGTGGTCTACCACGCCGGCTACCTGCGCTTCATGGAGCGCGCCCGCAGCGAGTGGATGCGGGCGCTGGGCGTCGACCAGATGGCCTTCAAGCAGGCCACCGGGCTGGCCTTCATGGTGCGCGACATGCACATCGACTTCCTCAGGCCCGCCCTGCTGGATGATGAACTGTCGGTAACGGTCGAAGTCAAAGAACGGCGCGCAGCCAGTATCCTGTTCGCCCAGACGATCATGAAGAAGGACGGCAGCTGCCTGATCCGCGCCAGCGTGCGGGTGGCCTGCGTCGACCTCCAACGCATGCGGCCGGCGCCGATTCCGGCCGACCTGATCCCGCAACCCGCACCTCAAGACAACCCAAGCCGATAG
- a CDS encoding cell envelope integrity protein TolA, with amino-acid sequence MDESKATPKAVVLSAILHIGIVGFLFLAVLPCSTYENVFNALHLPAWMNPITCSKPLELQGPIIEATLIGPTGSPPPKAVKAKPVPDSTPPPPTVPPPTPPKIEAPEVKTLPPPPKQPDLKDQERVVEEAALKAEEAKQLQEEKQRQRQAELDAQAVKQKQEKQKQIEDLFAKMDAAAQQTRKLDNKAKQAKQQLEDLKNAQDNGAPDLPNAAQRQTGNNSPNSNLADEYAAAIQNAVTPNWLRPDNIPAVPCQVHIVQSPGGDVMSATVDSSCPYDDAGRRSVENAVLRTKTLPYKGFESVFQRNLTFTFRPQ; translated from the coding sequence ATGGACGAAAGTAAGGCGACGCCGAAGGCGGTCGTACTTTCCGCCATCCTGCACATCGGCATCGTGGGGTTCCTGTTCCTCGCGGTGCTGCCGTGCTCGACCTACGAGAACGTGTTCAACGCGCTGCACCTGCCGGCGTGGATGAACCCGATCACCTGTTCGAAGCCGCTGGAACTGCAGGGGCCGATCATCGAGGCCACCCTGATCGGCCCCACCGGTAGCCCGCCGCCGAAGGCGGTCAAGGCCAAGCCGGTGCCCGACTCCACCCCGCCGCCGCCCACCGTGCCGCCGCCGACGCCGCCCAAGATCGAGGCGCCGGAGGTGAAGACGCTGCCGCCGCCGCCCAAGCAGCCCGACCTCAAGGATCAGGAGCGGGTGGTGGAGGAGGCTGCGCTGAAGGCTGAGGAGGCCAAGCAGCTGCAGGAGGAAAAGCAGCGCCAGCGGCAGGCCGAGCTGGATGCGCAGGCGGTCAAGCAGAAGCAGGAAAAGCAGAAGCAGATCGAGGACCTGTTCGCCAAGATGGACGCTGCCGCGCAGCAGACGCGCAAGCTCGACAACAAGGCCAAACAGGCCAAGCAGCAGTTGGAGGATCTGAAGAACGCCCAGGACAATGGTGCCCCGGACCTGCCCAACGCGGCGCAACGCCAGACCGGCAACAACAGCCCGAACAGCAACCTCGCCGACGAATATGCAGCGGCCATTCAGAATGCGGTCACGCCGAACTGGTTAAGGCCGGATAACATACCGGCAGTTCCGTGTCAGGTTCATATCGTGCAGTCGCCCGGCGGTGACGTGATGAGTGCCACCGTCGATTCCAGCTGTCCGTACGACGATGCCGGCCGGCGTTCGGTCGAGAATGCGGTATTGCGCACCAAGACCTTGCCGTACAAGGGTTTCGAAAGCGTGTTCCAGCGCAACCTCACCTTCACCTTCAGGCCGCAATGA